Within Lolium rigidum isolate FL_2022 chromosome 5, APGP_CSIRO_Lrig_0.1, whole genome shotgun sequence, the genomic segment TAAACTCCAAGTGTATCCCTTGGAAACGATAAATTTTTTGGATTTTATTAACCAGAGAAATACGGCTATAGGATATGGTTAGCTCAGCTCCAATCAAGAATCCCCATGAGATCCCAAGAATTCTTGGCACTCATTCCAATTCTCAATTCTTCTTTTGAGGTTACGGGAATAACAAATTAATTTAACACGCTTCAAagatttgttcttttttttttttgaaaaaccttGCGTTATGTCACTAGATCttgatttatatatatatatatatatgtaactaacctatCACTCTTGTAAAGGATTTCTTCATAATGACCATTAATACTTTATCTACTAAAATTCATTTACTTCTTTCTTTGTTTTTGAAACTTGCTCcgtttttttttagaattttatgACTTCGTGCGGGATGCATTCATTTTCGGTATGGACACTAAATAGAGCACAAAAAATGAAATTTTACTCCTTTTCATCTTAGGTCAACAACTACTACTAATATAGGGCGGAGCTAGCATGTATTGATTGGGGTCAATGATAGCAATGGATTTCTACTATCTCCCTTTGTAAACGAAACAATTCTCTTAAAAATTGAAAATGACACCAATGGTCTTTTTTCTGGCTTCGCCCCAGCTCCATGGTTAGTCTACCTTAAGATGCCCTGAGTCGGTAATATTTCTCTGCAGAAAATGGTACTTTTCAGTTGACTAGACTCGATTTTTGTATACGAGTTACTGACCCAGGGCTTCGAGTTCGAGCAAGTACTCCAGTAATAATGTGATATAATTATTTTTTTGGCCGATGTCTGCGTGGGGAAACACGCATGACGTCTGGACACAGACAGGAGCATGTGCCGGGCCAGTGCAAAGTTGGATTGTATTGTACATAAGTGGGAAAATAAACAAACGGAGTAGAGGCAGCAAGTGGTCCGTTCGGTCGGTCCTCAATCACATGAGCTGCCGCTAGCTTCCATCCAGCCACTAGCTTTTACTTTAAGGAAACGAAATCCGAAAATAAACTAAACCCAGTTGCCAATTTGCCCCTCACCAAACAATCACGCATACAGAGACAGAACAGATCGAGATAGTAGTCGATAAAGGGCGGACGCCAAGCTGAAAGATAGAACGAAAATTCAATGCGCCAATCATTGCCCCAGCACCGGGAACTCGTCATCCATTTTTCTCCTGGCAGTCTGGCAGTGATAAACGAGCAGTAGAAGTGGTATTGTGTCTATCTGAGACTGAAGAAAGAAACTGTCTTTGTAGCTGCTGGACCATATTAGCAAGATATTTTTGCTGACACTGGAAGTAAGTCGGATGTGGTACTCAGTGAACAGTAGAAAATGACATTGCAGCTCTGCTTTGACAAGCTTTGTTAATCGTTAATGTGCAGGAGGAGGTCTTCACAAACCACTGGGAAGAGAGAGGTTAGAGAGAGAAATCACTGGCAGCAGTGGAAAAAGGCAGCAGCAGAAGAGAAGCAAGAAGCAGGCAGGGGAGAGAAAGCCGGGGGACTTTCCGTTGGATCCTACTTCGCTTTTGGGGACGAAGGAGAaggcctctctctctccctctgttCTTGGCTGGAGTGGAGGAGGAGATGTTCCCCCCTGGCCTGATCCACCACCGCACGGACGGGCCGGGCCCCGGCGAGGTGCCGCGCTCCGGCGGCGCGCCGAGCCTCGTGCTCACGGCGGACCCCAAGCCGCGGCTCCGCTGGACCGCCGACCTCCACGAGCGCTTCGTCGATGCCGTCGCCCAGCTCGGCGGGGCCGAGAGTAAGATTTTTCCTCTCTCTCCCCTTCCCATTTTCTCCATTCTTGGCCATTGGAGTTAGGGCAATGCGTGCTTGCTTGGTGCGCTTCGCTTCATGCAACCGCTGATTCGAGCGCGGCATGCATGTGAGTCCACTTGCCGGTTGCGGAACAAGGATTTGAGCCATTTGGGGATCTTTGTGCTGAAATTTTAGGAAAAGTTTGAGGGTTTTGTTACTTTGAGCAAAACTCCCCTGAAATGCGAGCTGCTGGAAGAAGTAGAAACGCAAATTTAGCATGCTTTGGAGCTGGGAACCATCCAGCAAGCTCTGCTCATGACGGATTTTGAGGCGGAACGTGTGGTCCTCGCTGGCTTTGGAGAGATGTTTCGTGAGAGGGCTATGGCCTTTTTTCTTAGTACAAGCTTCAGGTTTCCATGGTGATTCAGGCGAAAGGGTGACTTTGGTTGATATATTGGATTTCAGTTCCCTGCAGGAACCACATGAGTTGGTTATACCCTTCAGAGAGAAATGGCGATAATCCTGTTAGGTATCCAAAGAAGCTGCTGCGCAATCAAGGGTTTGTTTCATTGACGACATTCTGGGGGTTACAGTTGTGATTTCAGTTTTATTTGTCCTGGGATATGGTGATATTTGTTGCTTGCCATCATAGCACATTGCTGAACAAAATGGCAGTTATGGTTAAGCCCCAAAATATCGGACATTGGTTCATATCGATCTGGCTTTGGATTATTCGATATCGGTTGGTATATCAGATCATATGTAGTTATATCGGAACTCGGAAGGCAAATATTTACATTTAATAGGTTTATTGTAATGGCAAATTGTTACACAAATGATGGATTGATTTGATAATGTCCTAAAGGTGCACATTTGTAAATTTTCTAATCAATTTTTTTAAGAAAAACCCTGCCAACTGCATATCAGTGTATACCAACTAAATTATTGGTCAATGTATCATTCATATTGGCCGTTATGTGTGTATTTATGGAAAATGACAAAATGTTATGTTGAGTTGGTCTTGGTACCATCGATATTGATGATATGTCGGTCATCAGAATATCTAGAAGCTTGGTTAATGGCTATACATGCTGGTTGTGGCAGCTATTCAAAGAACCAAGCGCGTGCGTGCGAGGGCATGTCTGTGGCCATGGCCGTTTGCGTGTGCGTGTGCGTCTGGGCCTGTGTGTCCATTGCAAGTTGTTTTGTGGAAGTAGCAAAAATTTGGTTTCTTTCTTTTACATACATGTTTGTTATGTCACTGAGCGAGCACTAACTGGTACAACATGCTAACTTGCTACGACCTATCTTTCAAACTTCTGAATATAGGTGTTAAATGCATGATCTTTCTTGCAGAAGCAACACCGAAAACTATCTTAAGGACAATGGGTGTGAAGGGACTCACACTTTTCCACTTGAAGAGCCATCTTCAGGTACTTCATATTTTCTTGCCATTGCACTAAATAAATTACGAAAAAGAGGGCTCCCCTGGCCTCTGCATTAGGTGACATCTTTCTTACGATGCCTTAAAAACATCTTTGTCATTTTGTGTTTTCTCTTTTGTCCTCATCACCAGAAATACAGAATGGGAAAACAACCGGGCAAAGAGACGCCGGAGCAATCTAAAGATGGTAAGTAATACAAAGCAATCTACAGATCTTGCTATTTATGTCAGGAACTGAATTGTGTAGGGTTTGAATGTTAGTGGGACTATAGGGGAACTGATGTTATTGACATCACTGAGATATAGGATTTCAGGGAGTGATGGAAGCAATATTTTATGCTCTGTGGgtgtgcttttttttttccttcacaCAATTTTGCATGAACTGTAGCAGGTTTGTAGCAGGAAGTTTTGATTATTGTTGTTATGCATTGAAATGATCAATATTTTTCATGTGCGCACATCGCTGGTAATCCAGTTGGGCAACCATTATTTTGAATTGGATAATCACATTAATATTTTGTATCTACATATGTGTAATTAAAGAGGAAAACAAACCTAGAATCTGATCTTGCGCAGTCCGCAGTAATTTCAATGTTTGGTTACATTATCACTTAATTGCAGCATGATATCATCACATGTAAATGCTTAGAAATTAAGCTAGCAGTTCTGGACATATCCTACAGTTGCACTTTCCCGTTGCAGTTATGCTTTCTTTACCAAATTCTGGCAAATTGTCAGTAAATCTATTCCACTATAGGTAGTGCTTTGGTCTTTCTGTGCAAGCAGCCACGAGATGGTTCATGCCTCTATGTAATGTAGCTCTCAGCTGCCCATCTTGTTTTTTAAAGCACATGCAAAAAGCATTTGCACATCTTTTCATTAAAAGGAGAAGCAAGTAAATTTATAAGAGTTTTGGCCGTAGGCCAACACAACAGGAACGCCTAAAGCTCAACTCTCACATAGGCTCGCGCAACCTGTAGTGGTTCATATGTGACATGGCGCCGATGCTCGATCTTATCCTTGACTATGTTGATCACCGTGTTCACATTGCGAAGCTCTCCTGGGAAAACCCTTCATAAGTGTTACTAAATTATAACATATAAAGTCACTAGCAAGCAATGTTGAGTGACCACTATTAGTATTGTTGAGTCTACGCTTGCCGCAAAATATAACAGGGCAATTTTGTGAGCAAGTAACATGCATAGGCGCTAGTGGTATAAATCTGTTGGCAAGTACTCCAGTGTTGTAGCCCCAACTAGCTAATAGTTGCTTCTTAATTATGCTCATTACACTGTCAAAGTATATGCAAGGTGGGTCTTATTTTGTTAATATGATCATATGGATCACAAAGGTTCAAACCAAATATATTGTAGAAATATAGATCAGACAGTTAGATAAGAAGATATGGCCGTTCAAATTCTAAGGATGAAAATGAAAAGAGAAGTCAGGTTTAATGAACTTACAGTCTCTCTCATTTTCATCTATGTCTCTGTCCTTGGCTCTAATAGTCACAAAGGTCGGAACACATAAAAAGGAAGTGTCAGACAAGATTGCAAGAATATGTAAAGGAGACCAGTAGTTGTCTAGGTGTCAAACATTAGTTGCATCCTTTCGAGTTTATGATGCATCTGCCTTGCTTGGTAGCACACACATTGACTAGTGCAGTTCACTGTATGATTTCCTCTTGTCAATCACGAGTAACTTAGTAAAAACAGCCCCTTGCATATCTTGTGAGAAACTGTACACAATTATGGACCAGAAGTTCTGCAATGATTTTATGAAGAAATTCAGTACTAGTCTAGGATGAACATCTGTTAAATTTGTGTATTTTTTCCTTCTGACTTCTGTGCTGTGTCTGGGTTCCCCGGTCTCCCTGATTTGCAGGGTCCTATCTTCTAGATGGTCAAGGTGGAATGAGCCTGTCTCCCAGAGTTTCTACTCAAGATGCAAAAGAGTAAGTTCCATGGGCTACTCCTTGTCCAGCCAGCATGCCATTTTCTCTTTCTTTCCTTTTTAACAGAATATGAGTACATTTATGATATCTACTTTGATTGAGTTACATGTTACAATTACTCACTGCAGAAGTCAAGAAGTTAAAGAAGCACTGAGAGCACAGATGGAAATGCAACGAAGCCTGCATGAACAAGTGGAGGTAAGTTTGACTGCTTCTTGTGTGCTGTCAGACAAGAAGGATTTACTCATCAACTTCAGTATCTTTACACATTTAAGGTTGGAGTGGAATTTGTTGGTACATTGTCCGAAGGATATGGAGTCCTGCGCAGGCTTAACTTGTCTGACTCTTTTGTACTCACTGTGCTCACTTTATCTAATATTGCTGCTGTGTGTGGTTAAATTTTAGAGGACCATCACTCTAACAGAAAACAGCAGAGTCAGAGAGTATTCACCATTGACAAAACACTACTCTGTGGGGTTTATGCTAGAGGCAGTATGTTTGGGGAGTTATTTGCGTATTGTGACTAATTTCTTAAACAATTGCTTTGTAAAAATAAAAACCGAGGCCCCAAAAAAACTGAGAAGAGCAGCTCCTTCCATGATTTGTGAGCTTGTAGTTGTTGGACATTCATTAACAATTATATTGAAATCATCTGTTTGTACGCATTAACATTTTGTAATACCTGCTTATTTCTATACTTTTAGTACTCACTCCTTGCCAAAGTGTAGTGCgtataaaaaaaaaattaaaagtcAAATGAGGTAAATTTTGACCAAGTATTTAGGGTAAAATATCTAGAATACCAAATCAGTACCAATAGATTCATCATcatgtatattttcatatggtatttaTTTTGTACTATAGATACAGATAATTTTCTCAATAAACATGATCGAACATTAGCTAGTTTGACTTTTGAAAAAAATTATATGCACTACATTATGGCAAGGAATGAGTATAAAAGAACAAATGCTCTGTTCATCACACGAAACTTGACTGCCTTTCTTTCCCGTGATCAGGTCCAGAAGCATGTCGATATAAGGATGGATGCGTACACGACGTACATCAACACTCTGCTAGAGAAGGCATGCAAGATTGTGACCGAGCAGTTTTCCTCGAGTAGCTTCGGCGTCTCTGACAACAATCTCCCGGAGCTATCCTCCGGTGGTTTCATGTGTGGCACTGCCACAGACGCGCTGAGCTCCTCTGTCTTCCACCAGCTCTCCGTCAGCTCGAACAACTTGCACAGCCCAGGAGGCAAGCCGTCTCCCTCCGGCATGGAAGGCCAGCTGCTTCTCCAAAGATCAACTGAGTTTAAACGCAAGTCCTCCTGCTGAGTTATGTTTGTCGACAAAATCTGGATGAAAGCTCTGGCTTCCTTCTCCGTGGTGGCCATGTCAAATCCCGCAACGACAATGGTCTGCCAATCTGTTTTTACTGACTTGTTTCTCTTGCTAGTGCATGCAACGAAGCAAGGTTGTATCAGTCAGAATCAGCAACCTAAGTTTGTATGTAAAATGCCTAATGTGCTAGTCAGGTGCCTTAATTGGTACTATCAAGTTTTTATTATTATCATAACTTCTGATTCTAACATAACACATATACATTCTGCACATTCCAACGATCAATTCCTATATTTCTGTGTACATACTAGTAAAGGGCCTATGCGTTGCTACGGAGTGTTAGTAGTAGATATAACTTATAAGAGTATGCAGTTGACATAAGCTCTTATAAGAAGTTATTAGTGCTAGATTAGTTGCGTTGTGTTGAATGCAACTCCTTGCCTTTGTGCTATGAATGAAGAAGATTAAAACAGGGCTAAGATTAAGGAGCTTGATCTGAACCTGAACTGTGGAAAAAAGTCGGGTGGACGAGAATCTGATAAGCCCAAGTGGACAAACAGTGTGTTGCCTCTAGGGCCGATGCGGTGGCGGCTGGGCTCGACATaatatttttatttggaattGCATGCAAAGTAGACATTCTGACAGTTTAAATGAACTGCCAGAAGCATTTTTTTATATTTCATTCATAAAGATCAAAATGCTCCATAGAAAGAAAAATCCCCATAGGATCTCCCAAAATCCACATCAAATTTTCTTAGTCAAAGAGGCATtggattcatcgagaagcttgcgagAGTGGCGTGATTTTCGAGAACTTATTCTGGCCGGGGATCTCTAGATCGACAAGGAGCTTCATCGgcggtttttttttttgtaggacTGGACGCATGTGGTTTTCTTAAACCGTTCGGCGATTTTTCATCTGCAACCAACAACGCCATGTCGACTCAGGAGGGGTGACAGTGGATGCATgccgtcgacacggtctggaggttgacgaagtgcaactcaaagacttcgatgaattttatttttattgaggTGCTTTGTACCGTCTGATGTTTCTCTAAATAGCAGGgttctattcgcaaaaaaagagaGGCATTGGATTCATGTGCTCTGCCACACACTGAACGAAAATAATACTAACTCAACATAACGAGGTTGTGATTGTCAAGCCATTGCATCGAAGCAAATGGTAGACTTTTTAACGAGTTCTTTTGGCCGGCGGGGGGTGTACATTTTGAGTTGTGGCATGGGTGAGTTGGTTTGTAAATAAAACACTGCATCTTATCAAGTTATTATTTGGCAAGAATTTAAACAATACCACCTTGTCTCAACGCCATATATGTACGATCAAACAAGTAGACCATCACATTCGCGTTAATCTATATATTTAAACTTATGTCCTAATGCGCAGCTGAACTCCATTAATTACTCCACTCTTGGCATGGGAGACGAGTGCAATGACAAGGCAAGGGGAATATTCCGGGCATTCTTCTGAAGATTCCTGCAATGGAAGCCTCCAAAATCCAGAATACTCTTTGATTAACCAACCTTTGGGTTATTGTTGACAACGACCAGCTCGTTTACAGTTAGCCAGGATTTGTTTTTCGAGATTGTCAGATTGATGTAGTCAGGATCTtatcttaggctggtgccaatgcaccgcccgcctcccgccctgcCAGGTCAGTTTttctctcactctcaccccactctcacctcactctcaccccacggtgccagtgcacgggctatagtgcgagctctcgcctccctctcgccccactagcgcctccctaccgcccccactagcaccgctatcgcctccctctcgccccactctcgcctccaacgcgggctataggcgggcggtaccgcgccctaacgccgggcgcccgcgccaccgcccgaCGCTACCgtcccgcccctctcccgcctgCCTCTCGCCCCGCGCTGGGCGGTAGCGCCTCCACTCccgcccccattggcaccagccttaaaaGGCTCCTCTCCATCCTTGGCAAACATACGGTACCTAGCATGGCTTAGCTCCTGCTCAAAGATCACATTCAAAAAGGAGAAATCATTATATTCTCCCCTCCCATTTTCTTCTCCACACCACCCAAAATCTGATAtgtcatgattcttgggcctctTTTGACGACATGTGTCATGATTCTAGTAATCTTTTATAtaggttgttggagatacacatggttAATGCTTCAGAACCCACCACTGCATAATATTCGACGAGAATTCGGCGATAAACTAACATCATTATTTCTACGCGATCGTATATATTCCATCCATTTCAAATTAGCTAATGGTTAGATTTAATATtgatacatatgtatctagacatattttagtgtgCAGATTTGCTCATTTTTTTAAAAAGCTACTTCAACTAATTTGAAACGGAGGTATTGCAGTTCACATGTGTCGATCTCTTACAAGATGTGAACATTTATCACCGTCCATTGATTAGCCACTGAAATTAATGCTTCCTTTTTCATTTGAGAATCATACAAAATCAGCAGAACCGTTGAAGAGAGACGGGCGTCCATCCATTCCATAGCACAGCCTATCGTTTTCATGCGTTTGAACGGGTTCAGAAGCACCACGTGGTTGCAGGTCACCTAATCCGACGCGTGCGCAGCGGCGCTGCAGGCCATTGGTCAAGAGGCCGGCCATGAGCTTGTAGAAATTAGGGCGTACAACTCGCAGGTCACAGCATATGGCTTGCGTGCGAAGTTCGCTCTGCACCTCGTGTATCAACGATATTACGAATACGGGATCATGAACGGATACGAATACATGATCATGAATCGCGCATGGTTCATGCAGGCATCCGATTGCATCTACATTCCTGTAACCGGACTGTTAGTGCTGCTAAAACAAAGAAATACTGGCTAGCTAGAGTCGTGATCACGTCTTTCTTCTGCGCAGATTTGATTGTGTAAAGTCAACATTTTGTTTTTGTATCTGCTATATAGCTACATGCAGTTGCCCAACACATGTCTTATGTGTCCTAGCTTCGGATAAGCCGACGAACTATGCTTTAGTTCTTTCATCAATGGGTGTTAAGCTAAATTCAACAACatcctctctctctatctctctccccccccccccccccctctctcttAAAATTGGCTTTTGCTCGTTTTAGGAATAAAGCTACGACCATACACAAGAGTTCAAGGACAAGGAAATAAATTCTTGGGGCAACAATAAAACATACCCAACAAAAAAAAGTACAGCTCTCGAGCGATGGAGAAGAGCAACGAAGAAATGAGGGATTAGCCATCACATCTGCCACTCCACACCCTAAACGGAGAACGGCAATTTCCTACAACCACACCGCCTCGCCCAAGGATCGCTTAGCGCACAAggaacaccttcaagaagggagatGAAGTCAACACGCCATTACTACCCGAACCAGTGTACTGATCCTAGGGTTTCACGGACACTCAACAATATTCTGTCTCACATGCCATACAGTACACCGAATGTTCATCTCACGACCGTGGCCAACAATCAATCCCCTATCCTTAAGTTATGAGAGATTAATGTGTGTCCACCTAGAGTACAACAACACTTGGCTTGTTTTAGTTCAAAGGATTATTTTAAACGCAGGAATAAGAAAAACTTAGCAATGTGATGTTATGACATGTTGAAAAACTTAGTTCAAATGATTGTTTTAGTTCAAAGGATTATTTTAAACCTAGAGGAATTGTAAACAAGAGAATTTTTAATACACATTGTTTGGTAGCATTGCATGAAAACACATGTGGTTTTTCTAAAGGTCAATGGTGGGTTTGCCATAGTTGTCATGAAAAAAACCCATTAGGTTGGACCTGGCAGGTCTTTTCATATGGAATTACATATAAAGTAGACCATAGAAAAATTCCTTATGAATTAAAATCCTACAAACCAAAGAAGCTCTATAGGAAATTTTCCCAAGGAATGTAATGCTCCAAAATTTCTATGAAATCCCTTTGAACCAAACACGCCCTTACAAGCCTATGTCGAGATTTTGGTCGTTGCAACGCCCACGACCTCATGTCCAATGTGTCGATGTGCTCACATACCCAACCATCATCAATCCTCCACACATAGCTTATACATCAGTTGGCCGCATTGGAACGACGAGTGGGAACTGTAAAGTCTCCTAAACTTGTATATATGTATCTAAGCTCTAATGCCACTTGTTGTCCAACACTAGGGCTTGACCCTAAGCATTAAGCTAGTGTAGCCTGTAGCGGTAGACCCAGTCACATCACAACAAGttacaatcatgttctgtttcttTCCATAATCAACACAAGACTAAACCCAATATATTTATTGAGGCGTACAAACAATCACTTCATTTCTAGCAATATCCaaaggctcctttgattcataggataggaaaatcataggaataggaaaagcaTATGATTGGGATGTCATGGCTAGTTAAATCCTATAGAAAGATAAGTTGTGTTTGATTGGGCCAAAAGAATTTTCCATGAGGTAGAACCTAATGTTTtattcctataggatttgcactacaagatttctataggaTTTGTTTATATATGATAtgttcctataaatcaaacaacCAGTGTAGGAAATATTCCTATATGATCTAAATCCTACAGAATTCATATaccaatcctatgaatcaaagaagccgtaacactttcttttttctttttgtggCAAGGTCTTTGTGGAGAGATTTTCAGGATTTATTTTCCTTGAGTGAATCAATGCCCatcatatgcataaaaaatagAGTGAATTCCACCGCTTATCCCCAGTTGTGCATTTGTGACGCATAATACACCATATAATGAAAACTCTACCAGGATACCCTACCTAAGAAACTTCAAACTAAACTTTACTCTATTTTATATGTTGGATGTTTTATTAGATAGGTCCACCACATAATGTAAATGTGGTGTGACAACATGTAAAACTTGGAGGGATCATCAATGATCATGTACATCCTTCTCTTCTCCATTCTTTCCATTCTCATCGTGTCGTGATGTCCTCGAACCTTAATCATCACCGCATACCTTGCTCAACAAACACACAACATAGAAGAAGGACCGAGAGTTTCTTCATCAGGGTAATCTGGACGAATTTTCACTCGATGGGTAATTGATGTAACAAATGCATAGCTAAGGAGGGAAGAAGTGGAATCCAGCCCATCAGAgtttcagtcttccggaggttctcctaggggtaggatgtgcgtgtgtgcgtgtgtgcgttcatagggatgagtgtatgcgcgtgtatgtgaacgTCCGTGTTTGTaccgtgtttctaaaaaaaaagtgGAATCCACTCAAAACTAAAGATCAGGGGTGTtccgttttcaaaaaaaaaaaagatcagggGTGTTCCACAAAACTTGAATAAGGAAAGGACCAAACTGAAAATAGCTC encodes:
- the LOC124653078 gene encoding protein PHR1-LIKE 2-like, encoding MFPPGLIHHRTDGPGPGEVPRSGGAPSLVLTADPKPRLRWTADLHERFVDAVAQLGGAEKATPKTILRTMGVKGLTLFHLKSHLQKYRMGKQPGKETPEQSKDGSYLLDGQGGMSLSPRVSTQDAKESQEVKEALRAQMEMQRSLHEQVEVQKHVDIRMDAYTTYINTLLEKACKIVTEQFSSSSFGVSDNNLPELSSGGFMCGTATDALSSSVFHQLSVSSNNLHSPGGKPSPSGMEGQLLLQRSTEFKRKSSC